Proteins encoded by one window of Puntigrus tetrazona isolate hp1 chromosome 17, ASM1883169v1, whole genome shotgun sequence:
- the LOC122361573 gene encoding L-rhamnose-binding lectin CSL3-like: MLVQKISWTVLLLLLCQNGKNGVEAIRVVVCEGGIMLLYCNSGLIQVTEANYGRTDRTTCSFFIADSMTSNMYCFQKSAFQIMSHRCDARKRCYVPALNTIFSDPCAWTYKYLDVRYHCI; encoded by the exons ATGTTGGTGCAAAAGATAAGCTGGACCGTTT TGCTGCTCCTTCTGTGTCAGAACGGAAAGAATG GAGTAGAAGCAATAAGGGTAGTGGTCTGTGAAGGAGGAATTATGCTTCTCTACTGTA ATTCTGGATTAATACAGGTCACTGAAGCCAACTATGGGCGGACTGATCGCACGACATGCTCTTTTTTCATAGCAGATTCTATGACTTCAAATATGTACTGTTTCCAAAAATCAGCCTTCCAAATAATGTCTCATCG GTGTGACGCACGAAAGAGATGTTATGTCCCTGCACTGAACACAATTTTCTCTGACCCTTGTGCTTGGACTTATAAATACCTGGATGTGCGTTATCATTGTATCTAA